The Natranaerovirga hydrolytica genome contains the following window.
AATTATATATTAGGTACGATGATTGGAAATTTCCAAGGTGAAGGTATTCCAGGAAAAATACAATTTGGCTCTGGTTGGTGGTTTAATGATCAAAAAGAGGGTATGATTCAGCAAATGACTGCTTTAGCAAATTTAGGTTTGCTGAGTAGATTTGTAGGAATGCTTACTGACTCACGAAGTTTTACATCTTATACAAGACACGAATATTTTAGAAGAATTTTATGTAACTTAGTTGGACAATGGGTAGAAGATGGAGAGGTACCTTGCAATATGGACTATTTAGGTAAAATGATACAAAATATTTGTTATAACAATGCAGTAGGTTATTTTGATTTAAAATAAAAGGAGATGATGACTTTGGAAATGACTTTTAGGTGGTATGGAGACGACGATCCAGTTACTCTTGAATACATTAAACAAATTCCAGGTATGCAAGGAATTGTTTCGGCAATTTATGACATACCAGTGGGTAAAGCGTGGCCGATGGATAAAATTACAGCATTAAAAAACAAAGTAGAAAAAGCAGGTTTAAAATTAACAACCATTGAAAGTGTGCCTGTTCACGAAGACATTAAACTTGGAAAACCAAGTAGAGATGAATACATTGAGAATTATAAAACGTCTATTAGACGATTATCAGAAGCAGGAATAAAAGTCATATGCTATAACTTTATGCCAGTTTTTGATTGGACAAGGTCAGATTTAGGATATGAACTGCCAGATGGTTCTACAGCTTTAATATTTGATGAGAAATTAGTAGAAAAAATGGATCCGTCAACTGGAGAATTAAGTCTTCCAGGATGGGATACCAGTTATTCTAAAGAAGGTCTAAAAGCTTTGTTAGATGATTATAAAAAAGTAGATGAAGAAAAACTTTGGGAACACTTAGGGTATTTTCTTGAAGCTGTTATTCCAGTAGCAGAAGAATGTGATGTGAAAATGGCG
Protein-coding sequences here:
- a CDS encoding mannonate dehydratase; this translates as MEMTFRWYGDDDPVTLEYIKQIPGMQGIVSAIYDIPVGKAWPMDKITALKNKVEKAGLKLTTIESVPVHEDIKLGKPSRDEYIENYKTSIRRLSEAGIKVICYNFMPVFDWTRSDLGYELPDGSTALIFDEKLVEKMDPSTGELSLPGWDTSYSKEGLKALLDDYKKVDEEKLWEHLGYFLEAVIPVAEECDVKMAIHPDDPPWSIFGLPRIITNEENLERFLKLVDNPYNGLTLCSGSLGVSSDNDMARLVRKFGKRIHFAHMRNVKITGPNSFEESAHPSQYGSL